The sequence below is a genomic window from Paracoccus sp. MA.
TCGCCAACGCGATCTCCAGCCCGCCCGGCTCGCGCGCCTGCGAGGATGGCGGCTCCTGCGGGGTGCCGGGGCTGGTGGCGACGGCGGTGGCCTCGAACGGCTCGGTCGGCAACGTGAACGCCATCAACGGCGGCGCGATGGAGGCCGGGTTCAGCCAGTCCGACGTGGCCTATTGGGCGCAGACCGGCACCGGGCTCTGGGAAGGCCAGCCGGCGGTCGAGAAACTGCGCCTGATCGCCAACCTCTATCCCGAAAGCATCCACCTCGTGGCACGCAAGGATGCGGGCATCGGCTCGGTCGCCGATCTCAAGGGCAAGCGGGTGTCGCTGGACGAGCCGGGCTCGGGCACGCTGGTCGATGCCAAGATCATCCTGGAAGCCTTCGGCCTGTCGGAATCGGACATCACGCCGGAATATCTCAAGCCCGACCAGGCGGCCGACCGGATGCGCGACGGCGCCATGGACGCCTTCTTCTTCGTCGGCGGCTATCCGGCGGGTGCCATCGCCGAGCTGGCCAGCCAGCACGATGTGGTGCTGGTGCCGATCACCGGCCCCGAGGTCGACAAGCTGCGCGAGGACTATACCTTCTTCGCCACCGACACCGTTCCGGCCGGAACCTATGAGGGACAGGACGCCGATGTCGCCACGATCTCGGTCGGGGCGCAGCTGGTGACCAGCGCCGACCAGCCCGAGGAGCTGATCCACGGCATCACCGCGGCGATCTACAACGAGAACACCCAGAAGCTGTTCGCCGCCGGCCATGCCAAGGGCAAGCTGATCACGCTGGACAGCGCCACCCAGGGCGCGGGCATTCCCTTCCACCCGGGCGCCGAGCGTTTCTACAAGGAGGCCGGCAAGCTCGAATGAGCAGGCCCGCAACGTGACGAAAAGGACGCGGCCGGTCCCTGGTCCGCGTCCTTTGGTCCTGAACCGAACGGCAGGAAAACCGCATGACCGAGCCAACCCGCCCGCTTACCGACGACCAGCTTCGCGCGCTGGAGGAGGAATACGATCCCGAGGCGCGATTCCGCACGGTGACGCGCCCGATCGCCATCCTCTCGGGGATCATCCTGTTCCTGCTTGCGGCCTATCACTATTACACGGCCGGGTTCGGCATCCCGCGCGCGACCACGCATCGCGGGCTGCATATGGGCGTGTCGCTGTTCATCGTCTATCTCAGCTTCTCGTCGCTGGCACGCAACCGGCACAGGACGGACGGTCTTGCCGTCCTCGGCGTGCCGGTGACGGACTGGCTCTTGGCCATCGGCGGCGCCGTCAGCGCCTTCTACGTGCCCTGGATCTATGCCCAGCTGCAGTTCCGCGTCGGCAATCCGCTGCCGCTCGACATCGCCATGGGCACGGTGCTGCTGGTGGCGCTGATGGAGGCGGTGCGCCGCTCGATGGGCTGGCCGCTGCCGGTCATCGCGGCCCTGTTCATCGCCTATGCCTATTTCGGCAAGTCGATGCCCGGCATCCTGGTGCATCCCGGCGCGGACTGGGCCAATATCGTCAACCATCTCTACCTGACCTCGCAGGGCATCTACGGCACCGCGCTCGGCGTCATCGCCACCTATGTGTTCCATTTCGTGCTGTTCGGGGTGATGGCGCAGAAGATCGGCCTGGGGCAGCTGTTCATCGACCTGGCAACGGCGCTGGCCGGCCGTTTCGCCGGCGGGCCGGCCAAGGTCTCGGTGGTCTCCTCGGCGATGCTGGGCACGATCTCGGGCTCGTCGATCGCCAATACCGTGACCACCGGCGCGCTGACCATCCCGGCGATGATCAAGATCGGCTTCAAGCGCCATTTCGCCGCCGCGGTCGAGGCGGCTTCGTCCACCGGCGGGCAGATCACCCCGCCGGTGATGGGCGCGGTCGCCTTCCTGATGGTCGAATACCTGGGCATCCCGTTGCGCACCATCCTGATCGCCGCCGTCGTGCCGGCCTTCATGCATTTCTTCGGCGTGCTGGTGCAGGTGCATCTGGAGGCCAAGCGCCTGGGCATCCGCGGCCTGCGCCAGGAAGAGCTGCCCAAGGCGTGGAAAGTCCTGCGCGAGGGCTGGCTGTCGGTCTTTCCGCTGGTGCTGCTGGTCTGGATGCTGATGTCGGGTCGCACGCCCTTCCTGTCGGCCTTCTGGGCGATCACCGCCTGCATGGTGGTCTTTCTGATCCAGCGGGTCATGGCGTCGGGCGCCATCGAGGGCGTCAAGGAAACCGCCGCCGGCATCTATGAGGGCTTCGTCGCCGGCGCCCGGCAATCGCTGGCCGTGACGGCGGCCGCGGCGCTGGTCGGCGTGGTGATCGGCGTCGTGACCCTGACCGGCGTCGGCTTCAAGATCGCCTTCATGGTCACCTCGGTCGCCGCGGGCTGGGCCGCCTCGGTGCATAGCCTGCTGGCGGCGCTGCCCTTCGAACTGTTCAGCATCCAGACGCTGACGCTGCTGTTCACGCTGCTGATGACCGCGGTGGTCTGCGTGCTGATGGGATGCGGCGTGCCGACGACGGCGAATTACATCATCATGGTGGCCGTGGCCGCGCCGGTTCTGGGCATGATGAATGTCGAGCCGCTGGTGGCGCATTTCTTCGTGTTCTACTTCGGCGTGCTGGCCGACGTGACGCCGCCGGTGGCGCTGGCCGCCTATGCCGGGGCGGGGATCGCCGGGGCCAACGGCTTCAAGGCGGGCAACACCGCCTTCCGGCTGTCCATGGGCAAGGCGCTGGTGCCTTTCGTCTTCGTCTTCTCGCCCTCGCTGCTGCTGGTCACGCAATCCTTCACCCTGCCTGACTTCCTGCTGGCCTTTGCCGGCGCGGTGCTGGGCATCGTGGCACTGTCGGCGGCGATCACCAACTGGCTGCTGGGGCCGCTTCTGCTGGTCGAGCGGATGCTGCTGCCCGTGGCGGCGCTGATGATGATCGCGCCGGAAATCATCTCGACCGTGATCGGTGCGGCGATCCTCGGGCTGGTGCTGCTGCGCCAGTATCTGGCCGGCTCGGGGCCGAGACCCGAGCCGGCCACCTGACCGTGCCCGGCCTTGGCCGGGCGGCCGGGGCCATGCGCCGGTCCGGTGCAATGATGATGCGCAGGGCCTCGGGATCTGCGCGGCTCAGGCGTTTCGCAGGTTCTGCCGCCCGGCCTTGCGGTCGCCGCTTGCCCCCTCAGCCGGCGCACCGATCAGCTGGTCCTTGAGACTGACCGAAGACACCGGCGGCAGGTCGAAATTCAGCCCCGCCTCCAGATGCCGCAGATGGTCGTCGGTCAGACGCAGCAGCAATTCCTCGTCACGCGCCATCAGGGCATCGACGATCCCGACATGGTCGTCGCAATGCGCGCATGAATGCGCGGCACTGGGATACATGCCCAGGATCAGGGTGCTGCGCATGGTCAGCTCGGCCAAAAAGCGTTCCAGCACGCGATTGCCGGAAAGCCGCGCCAGATACATGTGGAACTGCTGCGACAGGCGCAATTCGGTCGGCTTGTCCCGGCGGGCCCGCGCCTCGGCTTCGGCGGCGATATTGGCGCGCAGATAGGCGACATCCTCGTCGCTGACGCGGGCCACGGCCTGCCGGGCGATGGTCCGCT
It includes:
- a CDS encoding TAXI family TRAP transporter solute-binding subunit, giving the protein MKLRTLFAAFAVAASFGQAAAAQEMSFFRIGTGGTAGTYYPIGGLIANAISSPPGSRACEDGGSCGVPGLVATAVASNGSVGNVNAINGGAMEAGFSQSDVAYWAQTGTGLWEGQPAVEKLRLIANLYPESIHLVARKDAGIGSVADLKGKRVSLDEPGSGTLVDAKIILEAFGLSESDITPEYLKPDQAADRMRDGAMDAFFFVGGYPAGAIAELASQHDVVLVPITGPEVDKLREDYTFFATDTVPAGTYEGQDADVATISVGAQLVTSADQPEELIHGITAAIYNENTQKLFAAGHAKGKLITLDSATQGAGIPFHPGAERFYKEAGKLE
- a CDS encoding TRAP transporter permease, producing MTEPTRPLTDDQLRALEEEYDPEARFRTVTRPIAILSGIILFLLAAYHYYTAGFGIPRATTHRGLHMGVSLFIVYLSFSSLARNRHRTDGLAVLGVPVTDWLLAIGGAVSAFYVPWIYAQLQFRVGNPLPLDIAMGTVLLVALMEAVRRSMGWPLPVIAALFIAYAYFGKSMPGILVHPGADWANIVNHLYLTSQGIYGTALGVIATYVFHFVLFGVMAQKIGLGQLFIDLATALAGRFAGGPAKVSVVSSAMLGTISGSSIANTVTTGALTIPAMIKIGFKRHFAAAVEAASSTGGQITPPVMGAVAFLMVEYLGIPLRTILIAAVVPAFMHFFGVLVQVHLEAKRLGIRGLRQEELPKAWKVLREGWLSVFPLVLLVWMLMSGRTPFLSAFWAITACMVVFLIQRVMASGAIEGVKETAAGIYEGFVAGARQSLAVTAAAALVGVVIGVVTLTGVGFKIAFMVTSVAAGWAASVHSLLAALPFELFSIQTLTLLFTLLMTAVVCVLMGCGVPTTANYIIMVAVAAPVLGMMNVEPLVAHFFVFYFGVLADVTPPVALAAYAGAGIAGANGFKAGNTAFRLSMGKALVPFVFVFSPSLLLVTQSFTLPDFLLAFAGAVLGIVALSAAITNWLLGPLLLVERMLLPVAALMMIAPEIISTVIGAAILGLVLLRQYLAGSGPRPEPAT
- a CDS encoding GntR family transcriptional regulator, which produces MDAQPESQIVDAVLNAISEQRLPAGAKLGEQALSELFNCNRANVRRALASLAAKQVVELRPNRGAFVVTPSAQEAREVFQARRAIERTIARQAVARVSDEDVAYLRANIAAEAEARARRDKPTELRLSQQFHMYLARLSGNRVLERFLAELTMRSTLILGMYPSAAHSCAHCDDHVGIVDALMARDEELLLRLTDDHLRHLEAGLNFDLPPVSSVSLKDQLIGAPAEGASGDRKAGRQNLRNA